In Gemmatimonadota bacterium, one DNA window encodes the following:
- the atpE gene encoding ATP synthase F0 subunit C, with amino-acid sequence MLHPILAAVQEAAQAADPEYARRFLALLGAGLGAGIAVVGAGLGIGRIGAAAAEGIARQPEAVGNIQTAAIILAALIEGVALFGEVIAFLVWLKA; translated from the coding sequence ATGTTGCACCCCATTCTGGCGGCGGTGCAGGAAGCGGCTCAGGCGGCGGATCCCGAGTATGCGCGGCGGTTTCTGGCCCTGCTGGGCGCCGGTCTGGGCGCCGGCATCGCGGTGGTGGGCGCGGGGCTCGGGATCGGCAGGATCGGCGCCGCGGCGGCCGAGGGGATAGCCCGGCAGCCGGAGGCGGTCGGGAACATCCAGACGGCGGCCATCATCCTGGCTGCACTCATTGAAGGCGTGGCGCTGTTCGGCGAGGTGATCGCGTTCCTGGTGTGGCTCAAGGCTTGA